A window of Sporanaerobacter acetigenes DSM 13106 contains these coding sequences:
- a CDS encoding DNA cytosine methyltransferase, protein MNVIDLFAGAGGLSEGFRREEFNIVAHVEMDKWAATTLQTREIFYYLLEKDKLDIYKEYLMNNISREDLIKYIPNEILDRVICQEISEETLQNIIEQIDKLRNNKPIHVVIGGPPCQSFSVAGRARNKLKVEDDPRTYLYKYYIKILEIYKPKVFVFENVRGILSAKNGQIFKQIKKEMLMCGYNIEYKILNAKDFGVIQSRERVILIGWKSDIEFSYPIFTAEEQKWTIKDLFDDLPFINAGEKIEDYKYTSGINECLTELKIRNKDDILIQHEARPHRDIDLEIYKTCVDIWNEEKRKLKYNELPEYLIKHKNTKSFLDRFKVVPYNDISHTIVAHISKDGHYYIHPDILQNRSLSIREAARIQSFPDSYYFEGGRTAAFRQIGNAVPPLMAEKIAEKIKEALTIIFR, encoded by the coding sequence ATGAATGTTATAGATCTCTTTGCTGGCGCGGGAGGGTTATCGGAAGGTTTTAGAAGAGAAGAATTTAATATCGTTGCCCATGTGGAAATGGATAAATGGGCTGCTACAACATTACAAACTAGAGAGATATTTTATTATTTACTAGAAAAGGACAAGCTAGATATATATAAAGAATATTTGATGAATAATATTTCAAGAGAAGATTTAATAAAGTATATTCCTAATGAAATTTTAGACAGAGTAATATGCCAGGAAATTTCTGAAGAAACATTACAAAATATTATTGAACAAATAGATAAATTAAGGAACAATAAGCCAATACATGTTGTTATAGGAGGACCACCTTGTCAAAGCTTTTCAGTGGCTGGTAGAGCTAGAAATAAATTGAAAGTTGAGGATGATCCAAGAACTTATTTATACAAATATTATATAAAAATTCTTGAAATATATAAACCTAAAGTGTTTGTGTTTGAAAATGTAAGAGGTATTTTATCAGCAAAAAATGGTCAAATTTTCAAGCAAATAAAAAAAGAAATGTTAATGTGCGGATACAATATAGAATATAAGATACTTAATGCTAAAGATTTTGGAGTTATTCAATCTAGAGAGAGAGTAATTCTAATTGGATGGAAAAGTGATATTGAATTTTCTTATCCTATATTTACAGCTGAAGAACAGAAATGGACAATAAAAGATTTATTTGATGATCTACCCTTTATAAATGCAGGTGAAAAAATTGAAGATTATAAATATACGTCTGGAATTAATGAATGTTTGACAGAGTTGAAAATAAGGAATAAAGATGATATATTAATTCAGCATGAAGCGAGACCACATAGGGATATTGATTTGGAAATATATAAAACATGTGTAGATATATGGAATGAAGAGAAAAGAAAATTGAAATACAATGAATTACCAGAATATTTAATCAAACATAAAAATACTAAAAGTTTTCTTGATAGGTTTAAAGTTGTTCCATATAATGATATATCTCATACGATAGTTGCTCATATATCAAAAGATGGGCATTATTATATACACCCGGATATATTACAAAATAGATCTTTATCTATAAGAGAAGCAGCAAGAATTCAATCTTTTCCAGATAGTTATTATTTTGAAGGAGGTAGGACGGCAGCTTTTAGGCAGATAGGTAATGCAGTTCCACCATTAATGGCCGAGAAGATAGCAGAAAAAATAAAGGAAGCTTTGACAATCATATTTAGATAA
- a CDS encoding C39 family peptidase has product MFKINSLIEEEARERKIITMTSIFVVKFLIFVTIFYILSSPFEVIEQYFSEEELEYVKDVRNEYGYEQSIDIEDEDYIYSSEFDFSSYEFQDSSIDIVYYNQADSRWKDIPYGKTGTIGRSGCGPTSLAMVVSTLSDKTVNPVEVCNWSYKNGYYCEGAGSYHSLIPNGAKHFGLKVEGAKASETEKIIDALSNEKLIIAIMGEGHFTSTGHFIVLRGITQEGKILVADPISIKRSEQEWDLSIILNEARKGVDAGGPFWIIGR; this is encoded by the coding sequence GTGTTTAAAATAAATTCATTAATAGAGGAAGAAGCAAGAGAGAGAAAAATTATTACTATGACATCGATTTTCGTTGTTAAATTTTTGATTTTCGTTACAATTTTTTATATTTTGTCTAGTCCTTTTGAAGTTATTGAACAATACTTTTCTGAAGAAGAATTAGAATATGTAAAAGATGTTCGAAATGAATATGGATATGAGCAATCAATAGATATTGAAGATGAAGATTATATTTATAGTTCTGAATTTGATTTTAGTTCTTATGAATTTCAAGATAGCTCTATAGATATAGTTTATTATAATCAAGCTGACAGTAGGTGGAAAGATATACCTTATGGGAAAACTGGTACCATTGGTAGATCTGGTTGTGGTCCAACTTCACTTGCTATGGTTGTTTCTACTTTAAGTGATAAAACTGTTAATCCTGTTGAAGTGTGCAATTGGTCTTATAAGAATGGATATTATTGTGAAGGAGCAGGTTCCTATCATAGCTTAATTCCTAATGGAGCAAAACATTTTGGATTAAAAGTGGAAGGTGCTAAAGCATCTGAAACTGAAAAAATTATAGATGCACTTTCAAATGAGAAATTGATTATTGCTATTATGGGAGAAGGACATTTCACAAGTACGGGACATTTTATTGTACTTAGAGGAATAACTCAAGAAGGTAAAATTCTAGTAGCAGATCCCATAAGCATAAAAAGAAGTGAACAAGAATGGGACTTATCAATTATTTTGAATGAAGCAAGGAAAGGAGTAGATGCAGGAGGTCCATTTTGGATTATTGGGAGATAA
- a CDS encoding replication initiator protein A, producing MMNRVRYTVNDVNNNRFYQMPKFLFEGEFKNLSNDARILYSLLRDRHELSMSNGWINEKGEVYLIFTREDMSELLGCSQPTLRKAIKQLIGAGLMEEERQGANRPNRIYLTVINIKNEKLKNHKKEEEGSPEVDDNNTKMECKKISVGSENNLQSGMKESFSQDCKDFSPNDTDINNTNINDTEYKSISQSINSDEIKTDGQIDNISTHLIEDYKRTIINCELQGIDEKYQVAVAHAIRLLYLDIENKKRINIGDSIIPVEMLKKDMDKLNFFIIEHAVNKFKEASREKEIRNKIGYLKACIYNSIHEMDVDIDSELRYQGLI from the coding sequence ATGATGAATAGAGTTAGATATACGGTTAATGATGTTAATAATAATAGATTTTATCAAATGCCTAAATTTTTGTTTGAAGGAGAGTTTAAAAATCTTTCAAATGATGCTAGGATTTTATATTCATTATTACGTGATAGACACGAGCTCAGTATGTCTAATGGATGGATAAATGAAAAAGGTGAGGTATATTTGATATTTACAAGAGAAGATATGTCTGAATTGTTAGGTTGTAGTCAACCTACATTACGAAAAGCAATTAAGCAACTTATAGGGGCTGGTTTGATGGAAGAAGAAAGGCAAGGAGCAAATAGACCTAATCGTATATATTTGACGGTAATAAATATAAAAAATGAAAAACTCAAGAACCATAAAAAAGAGGAAGAAGGAAGTCCTGAAGTAGATGATAACAATACTAAAATGGAGTGTAAAAAAATTTCAGTCGGGAGTGAAAATAATTTACAGTCAGGAATGAAAGAATCTTTCAGTCAGGACTGTAAAGATTTTTCACCGAATGATACTGATATAAATAATACTAATATTAATGACACTGAGTATAAGTCTATCAGTCAGTCTATAAATAGTGATGAAATAAAAACAGATGGACAGATAGATAACATATCTACGCATCTAATAGAAGATTACAAAAGAACAATTATAAATTGTGAACTTCAAGGCATAGATGAAAAATATCAAGTTGCTGTTGCTCATGCAATACGTTTATTATATTTAGATATTGAAAATAAAAAAAGGATAAATATTGGTGATAGTATTATCCCTGTGGAGATGCTGAAAAAAGATATGGATAAGCTTAACTTCTTTATAATAGAACATGCTGTAAATAAATTCAAGGAAGCTAGTAGAGAGAAAGAGATTAGAAATAAGATTGGATATTTAAAAGCTTGTATTTATAACTCTATTCATGAAATGGATGTGGATATAGATAGTGAATTGAGGTATCAGGGGTTGATATAG